The Cyprinus carpio isolate SPL01 chromosome A5, ASM1834038v1, whole genome shotgun sequence genome has a segment encoding these proteins:
- the LOC109083605 gene encoding LOW QUALITY PROTEIN: guanine deaminase (The sequence of the model RefSeq protein was modified relative to this genomic sequence to represent the inferred CDS: substituted 3 bases at 3 genomic stop codons), giving the protein MNRNDTTARIAHVFRGTFVHSTSGAAVEILQNCVLGVDDQGKIAFIENDRDEESLSKLWGFGASDIKQLGQHEFLMPGMVDTHIHASQYSYTGTALDLPLLEWLNTYTFPVEAKYKDLEFANNVYTKVVRRTLKNGTTTACYFATIHTDASLLLGELADKFGQRALQXSLXDCNSAXQYKESSSECKEETDRFIKELLKKKYPKVKPVVTPRFAPSCSSSLLSELGEIANNNKLHIQSHISENKGEVELVKTLFPGCKSYTDVYLKHKLLTDRTVMAHGCHLTDEELEIFHETGSAISHCPNSNISICSGMLNVRNVLNHKVKLGLGTDVAAGYSPSMLDAMRRTLDTSKALTIQDPQHKTLSFEEVFRLATLGGSEALSLDDQIGNFVVGKDFDALRVNVCVPEGPIDLFPGEGPKVILEKFINLGDDRNITEVYVAGRQVVQFPDT; this is encoded by the exons ATGAATCGGAACGACACAACCGCGCGCATTGCGCACGTCTTCAGGGGAACATTTGTGCACTCCACATCGGGAGCTGCGGTTGAGATTCTGCAGAACTGTGTCTTAGGAGTCGACGATCAGGGCAAG ATTGCATTTATTGAAAATGATCGAGATGAGGAGAGTCTTTCAAAATTGTGGGGGTTTGGAGCTTCAGACATAAAACAGCTTGGACAACA TGAGTTTCTAATGCCTGGAATGGTTGATACACACATTCATGCATCTCAGTATAGCTATACTGGCACCGCCTTAGACCTGCCTCTGCTGGAGTGGCTCAACACTTACACTTTCCCTGTGGAAGCCAAGTATAAAGACTTAGAGTTTGCCAATAATGTCTACACTAAAGTTGTG AGAAGAACCTTAAAGAACGGCACCACTACTGCTTGTTATTTTGCCACAATACACACTGATGCCTCTCTTCTGCTTGGAGAGCTTGCAG ATAAGTTTGGACAAAGAGCTTTACAATAAAGTTTGTAAGACTGCAATTCTGCATGACAGTACAAAGAAAGTTCAAGCGAATGTAAAGAGGAGACAGATCG tttcatCAAAGAGCTTCTCAAAAAGAAG TATCCGAAAGTTAAGCCTGTGGTTACTCCTCGATTCGCTCCTTCCTGTTCCTCCTCACTGCTCAGTGAATTGGGTGAAATTGCCAACAACAACAAGCTTCACATTCAG AGTCACATCAGTGAGAACAAAGGGGAAGTGGAGCTTGTGAAAACATTGTTCCCAGGCTGCAAATCCTACACTGATGTTTACCTCAAGCACAAGCTGCTTACAGATAGG ACAGTAATGGCCCATGGTTGTCACCTAACTGATGAAGAACTGGAGATCTTCCATGAAACAGGATCTGCAATCTCTCACTGTCCAAACAGTAACATTTC GATTTGCAGTGGGATGCTAAATGTGCGCAATGTTTTGAACCACAAAGTGAAATTGGGCTTGGGGACAG ATGTAGCAGCAGGCTACTCCCCATCCATGCTAGATGCTATGCGAAGAACTCTTGATACGTCCAAAGCCCTGACCATCCAGGACCCTCAGCATAAGACTCTGAGCTTTGAGGAGGTTTTCAGATTGGCTACCCTTGGAGGCAGTGAAG CCCTCTCACTGGATGATCAGATTGGAAACTTTGTGGTAGGGAAGGACTTTGATGCCCTGCGTGTGAATGTTTGCGTTCCTGAAGGACCGATCGATTTGTTTCCTGGTGAAGGCCCCAAG gtcaTTTTGGAGAAGTTTATAAATTTAG gCGATGATCGAAATATTACTGAAGTCTACGTGGCTG
- the LOC109083640 gene encoding uncharacterized protein C9orf85 homolog yields MSSQKGNVSRSRAPKHQNVTAFRNDKYGASAQVKKAKAKVHDGLCQHCKDVLEWKVKYSKYKPLTQPRKCVKCLQKTVKDAYHIICKPCGLKLELCIKCGKKEDIVIPLDKKEEEEVENTSKTNNEKRLEEEEEDEDFDDVGISNDDCDSDSAAEGN; encoded by the exons ATGAGTTCACAAAAAGGAAATGTTTCCCGATCGCGAGCCCCAAAACACCAGAATGTAACAGCCTTCAGAAATGACAAGTATGGTGCAAGCGCACAAGTTAAG AAAGCCAAAGCTAAGGTTCATGATGGTCTGTGCCAGCACTGCAAAGATGTGCTAGAGTGGAAAGTCAAGTACAGCAAATATAAGCCCCTTACACAGCCACGAAAATG TGTGAAGTGTCTTCAGAAAACAGTGAAGGACGCCTATCACATCATATGCAAGCCATGTGGACTAAAGCTGGAGCTTTGTATTAAATGTGGGAAGAAGGAAGACATTGTCATTCC acTTGACAAGAAGGAGGAAGAAGAGGTAGagaacaccagcaagacaaataatgagaaaagacttgaggaggaagaagaggatgaaGATTTTGATGACGTGGGCATTAGCAATGATGACTGTGATAGTGATTCAGCGGCGGAAGGAAATTGA
- the LOC109083616 gene encoding alpha/beta hydrolase domain-containing protein 17B, with the protein MNHLSLSELCCLFCCPPCPSRIASKLAFLPPEPTYTMMCDESGSRWTLHLSERADWQYSVREKDAIECFMTRTSRGNRIACMFVRCSPNARYTLLFSHGNAVDLGQMSSFYIGLGSRINCNVFSYDYSGYGASSGKPSEKNLYADVDAAWHALRTRYGIRPENVIIYGQSIGTVPSVDLASRYESAAVVLHSPLTSGMRVAFPDTKKTYCFDAFPNIDKISKVTSPVLVIHGTEDEVIDFSHGLALYERCQRPVEPLWVEGAGHNDVELYGQYLERLKQFVAHELVNI; encoded by the exons ATGAATCACCTGTCTTTGAGTGAGCTGTGTTGCCTTTTCTGCTGTCCGCCGTGCCCGAGCAGAATAGCTTCCAAGCTGGCCTTCCTTCCACCGGAGCCCACTTACACCATGATGTGTGATGAGAGCGGGAGCCGCTGGACCCTCCATCTTTCTGAGCGTGCGGATTGGCAGTACTCTGTCCGGGAGAAGGACGCCATTGAGTGCTTCATGACCCGGACATCTAGAGGGAACCGAATCGCTTGTATGTTTGTGAGATGTTCTCCCAACGCTCGCTACACCTTATTGTTTTCCCATGGTAATGCTGTAGACCTGGGTCAGATGAGTAGCTTCTACATCGGCCTGGGCTCCCGCATCAACTGTAACGTGTTCTCCTACGACTACTCGGGTTATGGGGCAAGCTCAGGGAAGCCTTCGGAGAAGAATTTGTATGCTGATGTGGATGCTGCCTGGCATGCACTACGAACAAG GTATGGAATCAGGCCAGAGAACGTGATAATTTATGGCCAGAGCATCGGTACGGTCCCTTCAGTAGATCTGGCCTCTCGGTATGAGAGCGCTGCTGTCGTCCTTCACTCCCCTCTTACCTCAGGCATGCGGGTGGCTTTTCCTGATACCAAGAAGACATACTGCTTCGATGCATTCCCCAA tATTGATAAAATCTCTAAAGTCACTTCTCCGGTGCTGGTGATCCATGGTACGGAGGATGAGGTGATTGATTTCTCCCATGGGCTGGCCCTGTACGAACGTTGCCAGCGGCCCGTGGAGCCGCTGTGGGTGGAGGGTGCGGGACACAACGACGTAGAGCTGTATGGACAGTACCTGGAGCGCTTGAAACAGTTTGTGGCTCACGAACTTGTAAACATCTAG